The proteins below come from a single Mugil cephalus isolate CIBA_MC_2020 chromosome 7, CIBA_Mcephalus_1.1, whole genome shotgun sequence genomic window:
- the sppl2 gene encoding signal peptide peptidase-like 2 isoform X1 — MRVPETLVWAAFLIHKVVGEYGMAHFSDKGKSKGKDYCIFFNSQWARLPQDLSKASRLQIYDLTTSFLCSPSEVPEGGFPNYIPMVMRGNCTFYKKVRLAQINGAKGLLVVSKDRLTPPAGNGTEYEEIDIPVALLSYSDMLDISKTFGKGQLVAMYAPNEPVLDYNMVIIFLMAVGTVAVGGYWAGSRDSKKRYMKHKRDDGAEKQDEETVDVTPIMICVFVVMCCSMLVLLYFFYDYLALWVIGVFCMASSVGLYSCLWPFVRRLPFCKCRVPENNLPYLHKRPQIRMLLLSALCISVSVIWVVFRNEDQWAWVLQDALGIAFCLYMLKTVRLPTFKACTLLLTVLFVYDVFFVFITPLFTKSGESIMVEVAAGPSDSAPHEKLPMVLKVPRLNSSPLALCDRPFSLLGFGDILVPGLLVVYCHRFDILMQSSRIYFVACTIAYGVGLLITFVALALMQKGQPALLYLVPCTLLTSLTVALWRRELPQFWTGSGFVPAIVLAPINCTQTTAPQTEEPPATPEPQATEEPDPSEDSTLQPPQETPPEESHEEKNKSN; from the exons ATGAGGGTCCCTGAAACTCTGGTCTGGGCCGCTTTCCTCATCCACAAG GTGGTGGGAGAATACGGCATGGCCCACTTCAGTGACAAAGGCAAGAGCAAAGGAAAGGATTACTGCATATTCTTCAACTCGCAGTGGGCACGTTTGCCTCAGGACCTCAGCAAGGCG TCGCGCCTCCAGATCTATGACTTGACCACGTCGTTCCTGTGCTCACCCTCCGAGGTCCCAGAAGGAGGCTTTCCAAACTACATCCCCATGGTGATGAGGGGCAACTGTACTTTCTATAAAAAGGTCCGCCTGGCCCAGATTAACGGGGCCAAGGGCCTGCTTGTCGTCAGCAAGGACAGACTG ACACCGCCAGCAGGAAACGGGACTGAGTATGAGGAGATTGACATCCCCGTGGCCCTGCTCAGCTACTCTGATATGCTGGACATAAGCAAG ACGTTCGGTAAAGGACAACTGGTCGCCATGTACGCACCCAATGAGCCCGTGCTGGACTACAACATGGTGATCATTTTCTTAATGGCTGTGGGAACGGTGGCCGTTGGAGGCTACTGGGCCGGCAGCAGAGACAGCAAGAA GCGGTACATGAAGCACAAGCGGGACGACGGCGCAGAGAAGCAGGACGAGGAGACGGTGGACGTCACTCCCATCATGATCTGTGTGTTCGTGGTCATGTGCTGCAGCATGCTGGTGCTACTCTACTTCTTCTACGACTACCTGG CCCTTTGGGTGATCGGGGTCTTCTGCATGGCGTCCTCCGTCGGCCTCTACAGCTGTCTGTGGCCTTTCGTCAGGAGACTTCCTTTCTGCAAGTGCAG GGTCCCAGAGAACAACCTGCCGTACCTGCACAAGAGGCCTCAGATCCGCATGTTGCTGCTGTCGGCCCTTTGTATCAGCGTTAGCGTCATCTGGGTGGTGTTTCGCAACGAAGACCA GTGGGCGTGGGTGTTACAGGACGCCCTGGGGATCGCCTTCTGTCTCTACATGCTCAAAACAGTGCGGCTGCCCACGTTTAAG GCTTGCACTTTACTACTGACGGTCCTGTTTGTCTACGATGTCTTCTTCGTATTTATCACGCCTCTCTTTACAAAG AGCGGGGAAAGTATAATGGTGGAGGTAGCGGCTGGTCCCTCTGACTCCGCCCCACATGAAAAG CTGCCCATGGTGCTCAAAGTGCCGCGGTtaaactcctctcctctggcACTTTGCGACCGTCCCTTCTCCCTCCTGGGCTTTGGAGACATCTTAGTACCAG GTCTGCTGGTGGTGTACTGTCAcagatttgacattttaatgcaaTCCTCCAGGATCTACTTTGTAGCCTGTACAATTG CGTACGGCGTGGGCCTGCTCATCACCTTCGTGGCGCTGGCCTTGATGCAGAAGGGTCAGCCGGCCCTGCTCTACCTGGTGCCTTGCACTCTGCTCACCAGCCTCACTGTAGCGCTGTGGCGCAGGGAGTTGCCCCAGTTCTGGACTGGAAGTGGATTTGTG CCTGCCATAGTCCTCGCCCCAATCAACTGTACACAAACCACAGCGCCGCAGACAGAGGAGCCCCCGGCCACGCCAGAGCCGCAAGCCACAGAAGAGCCCGATCCGAGCGAAGACTCCACCCTGCAGCCGCCTCAGGAAACGCCCCCGGAGGAGAGCCACGAAGAGAAGAACAAATCTAACTGA
- the dapk3 gene encoding death-associated protein kinase 3 isoform X2, whose protein sequence is MAGFRQEDVELYYEMGEELGSGQFAIVRKCREKSSGAEYAAKFIKKRRLSSSRRGVSREEIEREVNILREIQHSNIITLHDIFENKTDVILILELVSGGELFDFLAEKESLTEEEATQFLKQILDGVHYLHSKRIAHFDLKPENIMLLDKNVPNPRIKLIDFGIAHQIKAGNEFKNIFGTPEFVAPEIVNYEPLGLEADMWSIGVITYILLSGASPFLGETKQETLTNISAVNYDFDEEYFSNTSELAKDFIRRLLVKDPKKRMTIDDSLEHPWIKVIKRRNVRQEDRDHKPERRRLKTTRLKEYTIKSHSSMPPNNTYVNFERFSQVLEEIAAAEEGLKELERNQRSCREDVAALLSIYEEKEGWYKEENQSISTDLSHIRQELQRTQAQRKKCQEDARYTMQSAGILKRKFGRLENRYDMLAEQVASEVRWVEELVKSITAEKGALSSGSSMP, encoded by the exons ATGGCTGGCTTCAGGCAAGAGGATGTTGAGCTGTATTATGAGATGGGAGAGGAGTTGGGAAG TGGTCAGTTCGCCATCGTCCGTAAGTGCAGGGAGAAGAGTTCAGGCGCCGAGTACGCGGCCAAGTTCATCAAGAAGCGTCGGCTGTCGTCCAGCCGCAGAGGGGTGAGCCGCGAGGAGATCGAGCGCGAGGTCAACATCCTGCGGGAGATCCAGCACAGCAACATCATCACGCTGCACGACATCTTCGAGAACAAGACGGACGTGATCCTGATCCTGGAGCTGGTGTCCGGAGGGGAGCTGTTCGACTTCCTGGCTGAGAAGGAGTCTCTGACCGAGGAGGAGGCCACGCAGTTTCTCAAGCAGATCCTGGACGGCGTCCACTACCTCCACTCCAAACGCATCGCTCACTTTGACCTCAAG cctGAGAATATCATGCTGCTGGACAAGAACGTCCCCAACCCCAGAATAAAGCTGATTGATTTTGGGATCGCTCATCAGATCAAAGCAGGAAACGAGTTCAAGAACATCTTTGGAACTCCAGAGTTTGTCG CTCCAGAAATAGTCAACTACGAACCTCTTGGACTGGAGGCAGACATGTG GAGCATCGGAGTGATCACATACATCCT GCTGAGCGGAGCTTCACCGTTTCTGGGCGAGACCAAGCAGGAGACGCTGACCAACATCTCAGCTGTCAACTACGACTTCGATGAGGAGTATTTCAGCAACACCAGCGAACTGGCTAAGGACTTCATACGCCGCCTGTTGGTCAAGGATCCAAA GAAAAGGATGACAATTGACGACAGTCTCGAGCACCCCTGGATCAAG GTTATTAAGAGGCGGAACGTGCGCCAGGAGGACCGGGACCACAAGCCCGAGCGCCGGCGCCTGAAGACCACCCGCCTGAAGGAGTACACCATCAAGTCCCACTCCAGCATGCCTCCCAACAACACCTACGTCAACTTCGAGCGCTTCTCCCAGGTGCTGGAGGAGAtcgcggcggcggaggagggcCTGAAGGAGCTGGAGCGCAACCAGCGCTCGTGCCGAGAGGACGTGGCGGCGCTGCTGTCCATAtacgaggagaaggagggctGGTACAAGGAGGAGAACCAGAGCATCTCCACCGACCTGAGCCACATCCGCCAGGAGCTGCAGCGCACGCAAGCCCAGCGCAAGAAGTGCCAGGAGGACGCCCGGTACACCATGCAGTCGGCCGGCATCCTCAAGCGCAAGTTCGGGCGCCTGGAGAACCGCTACGACATGCTGGCCGAGCAGGTGGCCTCCGAGGTCCGCTGGGTGGAGGAGCTGGTCAAGTCCATAACTGCAGAGAAGGGCGCGCTGAGCTCCGGCAGCAGCATGCCCTGA
- the sppl2 gene encoding signal peptide peptidase-like 2 isoform X2: MRVPETLVWAAFLIHKVVGEYGMAHFSDKGKSKGKDYCIFFNSQWARLPQDLSKASRLQIYDLTTSFLCSPSEVPEGGFPNYIPMVMRGNCTFYKKVRLAQINGAKGLLVVSKDRLTPPAGNGTEYEEIDIPVALLSYSDMLDISKTFGKGQLVAMYAPNEPVLDYNMVIIFLMAVGTVAVGGYWAGSRDSKKRYMKHKRDDGAEKQDEETVDVTPIMICVFVVMCCSMLVLLYFFYDYLALWVIGVFCMASSVGLYSCLWPFVRRLPFCKCRVPENNLPYLHKRPQIRMLLLSALCISVSVIWVVFRNEDQWAWVLQDALGIAFCLYMLKTVRLPTFKACTLLLTVLFVYDVFFVFITPLFTKSGESIMVEVAAGPSDSAPHEKLPMVLKVPRLNSSPLALCDRPFSLLGFGDILVPGLLVVYCHRFDILMQSSRIYFVACTIAYGVGLLITFVALALMQKGQPALLYLVPCTLLTSLTVALWRRELPQFWTGSGFVSAAEASAVCECHCSLP; this comes from the exons ATGAGGGTCCCTGAAACTCTGGTCTGGGCCGCTTTCCTCATCCACAAG GTGGTGGGAGAATACGGCATGGCCCACTTCAGTGACAAAGGCAAGAGCAAAGGAAAGGATTACTGCATATTCTTCAACTCGCAGTGGGCACGTTTGCCTCAGGACCTCAGCAAGGCG TCGCGCCTCCAGATCTATGACTTGACCACGTCGTTCCTGTGCTCACCCTCCGAGGTCCCAGAAGGAGGCTTTCCAAACTACATCCCCATGGTGATGAGGGGCAACTGTACTTTCTATAAAAAGGTCCGCCTGGCCCAGATTAACGGGGCCAAGGGCCTGCTTGTCGTCAGCAAGGACAGACTG ACACCGCCAGCAGGAAACGGGACTGAGTATGAGGAGATTGACATCCCCGTGGCCCTGCTCAGCTACTCTGATATGCTGGACATAAGCAAG ACGTTCGGTAAAGGACAACTGGTCGCCATGTACGCACCCAATGAGCCCGTGCTGGACTACAACATGGTGATCATTTTCTTAATGGCTGTGGGAACGGTGGCCGTTGGAGGCTACTGGGCCGGCAGCAGAGACAGCAAGAA GCGGTACATGAAGCACAAGCGGGACGACGGCGCAGAGAAGCAGGACGAGGAGACGGTGGACGTCACTCCCATCATGATCTGTGTGTTCGTGGTCATGTGCTGCAGCATGCTGGTGCTACTCTACTTCTTCTACGACTACCTGG CCCTTTGGGTGATCGGGGTCTTCTGCATGGCGTCCTCCGTCGGCCTCTACAGCTGTCTGTGGCCTTTCGTCAGGAGACTTCCTTTCTGCAAGTGCAG GGTCCCAGAGAACAACCTGCCGTACCTGCACAAGAGGCCTCAGATCCGCATGTTGCTGCTGTCGGCCCTTTGTATCAGCGTTAGCGTCATCTGGGTGGTGTTTCGCAACGAAGACCA GTGGGCGTGGGTGTTACAGGACGCCCTGGGGATCGCCTTCTGTCTCTACATGCTCAAAACAGTGCGGCTGCCCACGTTTAAG GCTTGCACTTTACTACTGACGGTCCTGTTTGTCTACGATGTCTTCTTCGTATTTATCACGCCTCTCTTTACAAAG AGCGGGGAAAGTATAATGGTGGAGGTAGCGGCTGGTCCCTCTGACTCCGCCCCACATGAAAAG CTGCCCATGGTGCTCAAAGTGCCGCGGTtaaactcctctcctctggcACTTTGCGACCGTCCCTTCTCCCTCCTGGGCTTTGGAGACATCTTAGTACCAG GTCTGCTGGTGGTGTACTGTCAcagatttgacattttaatgcaaTCCTCCAGGATCTACTTTGTAGCCTGTACAATTG CGTACGGCGTGGGCCTGCTCATCACCTTCGTGGCGCTGGCCTTGATGCAGAAGGGTCAGCCGGCCCTGCTCTACCTGGTGCCTTGCACTCTGCTCACCAGCCTCACTGTAGCGCTGTGGCGCAGGGAGTTGCCCCAGTTCTGGACTGGAAGTGGATTTGTG TCTGCTGCTGAGGCCTCAGCTGTCTGTGAATGTCACTGCAG CCTGCCATAG
- the dapk3 gene encoding death-associated protein kinase 3 isoform X1, whose translation MAGFRQEDVELYYEMGEELGSGQFAIVRKCREKSSGAEYAAKFIKKRRLSSSRRGVSREEIEREVNILREIQHSNIITLHDIFENKTDVILILELVSGGELFDFLAEKESLTEEEATQFLKQILDGVHYLHSKRIAHFDLKPENIMLLDKNVPNPRIKLIDFGIAHQIKAGNEFKNIFGTPEFVAPEIVNYEPLGLEADMWSIGVITYILLSGASPFLGETKQETLTNISAVNYDFDEEYFSNTSELAKDFIRRLLVKDPKKRMTIDDSLEHPWIKSFTLFPLQVIKRRNVRQEDRDHKPERRRLKTTRLKEYTIKSHSSMPPNNTYVNFERFSQVLEEIAAAEEGLKELERNQRSCREDVAALLSIYEEKEGWYKEENQSISTDLSHIRQELQRTQAQRKKCQEDARYTMQSAGILKRKFGRLENRYDMLAEQVASEVRWVEELVKSITAEKGALSSGSSMP comes from the exons ATGGCTGGCTTCAGGCAAGAGGATGTTGAGCTGTATTATGAGATGGGAGAGGAGTTGGGAAG TGGTCAGTTCGCCATCGTCCGTAAGTGCAGGGAGAAGAGTTCAGGCGCCGAGTACGCGGCCAAGTTCATCAAGAAGCGTCGGCTGTCGTCCAGCCGCAGAGGGGTGAGCCGCGAGGAGATCGAGCGCGAGGTCAACATCCTGCGGGAGATCCAGCACAGCAACATCATCACGCTGCACGACATCTTCGAGAACAAGACGGACGTGATCCTGATCCTGGAGCTGGTGTCCGGAGGGGAGCTGTTCGACTTCCTGGCTGAGAAGGAGTCTCTGACCGAGGAGGAGGCCACGCAGTTTCTCAAGCAGATCCTGGACGGCGTCCACTACCTCCACTCCAAACGCATCGCTCACTTTGACCTCAAG cctGAGAATATCATGCTGCTGGACAAGAACGTCCCCAACCCCAGAATAAAGCTGATTGATTTTGGGATCGCTCATCAGATCAAAGCAGGAAACGAGTTCAAGAACATCTTTGGAACTCCAGAGTTTGTCG CTCCAGAAATAGTCAACTACGAACCTCTTGGACTGGAGGCAGACATGTG GAGCATCGGAGTGATCACATACATCCT GCTGAGCGGAGCTTCACCGTTTCTGGGCGAGACCAAGCAGGAGACGCTGACCAACATCTCAGCTGTCAACTACGACTTCGATGAGGAGTATTTCAGCAACACCAGCGAACTGGCTAAGGACTTCATACGCCGCCTGTTGGTCAAGGATCCAAA GAAAAGGATGACAATTGACGACAGTCTCGAGCACCCCTGGATCAAG AGCTTTACATTATTCCCCCTGCAGGTTATTAAGAGGCGGAACGTGCGCCAGGAGGACCGGGACCACAAGCCCGAGCGCCGGCGCCTGAAGACCACCCGCCTGAAGGAGTACACCATCAAGTCCCACTCCAGCATGCCTCCCAACAACACCTACGTCAACTTCGAGCGCTTCTCCCAGGTGCTGGAGGAGAtcgcggcggcggaggagggcCTGAAGGAGCTGGAGCGCAACCAGCGCTCGTGCCGAGAGGACGTGGCGGCGCTGCTGTCCATAtacgaggagaaggagggctGGTACAAGGAGGAGAACCAGAGCATCTCCACCGACCTGAGCCACATCCGCCAGGAGCTGCAGCGCACGCAAGCCCAGCGCAAGAAGTGCCAGGAGGACGCCCGGTACACCATGCAGTCGGCCGGCATCCTCAAGCGCAAGTTCGGGCGCCTGGAGAACCGCTACGACATGCTGGCCGAGCAGGTGGCCTCCGAGGTCCGCTGGGTGGAGGAGCTGGTCAAGTCCATAACTGCAGAGAAGGGCGCGCTGAGCTCCGGCAGCAGCATGCCCTGA